In Gilliamella sp. B3022, the sequence GTCGACGGATGCATTTGCGGTAGCGATTTGTCGTGGCGTATCGCTCAAATCAACACCGTTTTTAGGGGCATTAAAAGTGGGGATCTTATTTGGCATTGTTGAAGCCATTACCCCAATACTAGGCTGGTTAATTGGCTATATTGCCTTGCAATATATCGAAAAATGGGATCATTGGGTAGTGTTTATTATCATGTTATTTTTAGGTATAAACATGATTTATAACAGCCTAACATCATTAGATGAAAACGATCAGGAAGAAGAACTAGTATCAGCAAATAATAAAAAATCTTTTTTTATGTTAATCTTTACCGCTATATCAACTAGCATTGATGCATTTGCCGTTGGGGTCGGTTTAGCAATGGCGAATGTTAATATCTATTTTACGGCATCAATGATTGGGTTAGCAACGTGTGTGATGGTGACAACAGGTCTATTACTAGGAAAAAAATTAGGCTGTGTTGTAGGCAAAAACGCGGAGCTTTTAGGCGGATTAGTGCTGATTACAATTGGTATAATTACACTTTATCAACATTTAACAACCTAATTTTAATATGTTATAAAAAATTTCTTTAGGTATAAAAAAACCACTCACATATCGGAGTGGTTTTTATTAGGAGAAACAGCAGAATTACATCATTCCGCCCATTCCACCCATGCCGCCCATACCTGCAGCAGCACCTAAATCAGCTTTATCATCTTTAGGTAAATCAGTAACCATACATTCAGTTGTGATCATAAGACCCGCAACAGATGCCGCATATTGTAATGCGCTACGCGTTACTTTAGTTGGATCTAAGATACCCATTGCGATCATATCGCCGTACTCTTCAGTTGAAGCATTGTAACCATAGTTACCTTTGCCACCTTTAACTGCGTTAACCACAACCGATGCTTCTTCACCACAGTTAGTCACGATTTGACGTAATGGCGCTTCCATTGCACGAAGGGCAACTTTAATACCAACGTTTTGATCTTCGTTTGCACCTTTAAGGTCTAAAATTGCAGATGCAGCACGAACTAACGCAACACCACCACCGGCAACCACACCTTCTTCAACCGCTGCGCGAGTAGCATGTAATGCATCTTCAACACGTGCTTTTTTCTCTTTCATTTCAACTTCAGTTGCTGCACCAACTTTAATTACTGCAACACCACCAGCTAATTTAGCTACACGTTCTTGAAGTTTTTCTTTATCGTAATCAGAAGTTGATTCTTCGATTTGTTTACGAATTTGTTCAACACGTGCACTGATTAAAGACTCTTCACCCACACCATCGATGATAGTGGTATTGTCTTTATTGATAACAACACGTTTAGCTTGACCTAGGTCTTCTAAAGTAGCTTTTTCAAGCTCTAAACCGATTTCTTCTGAAATTACCGTACCAGCTGTTAAAATCGCGATGTCTTGTAACATAGCTTTACGACGATCACCAAAGCCAGGTGCTTTAACTGCGGCAACTTTAACAATACCACGCATAGTATTCACAACTAAAGTGGCTAATGCTTCGCCTTCAACATCTTCAGCAATGATTAGTAGTGATTTACCTGCTTTAGCCACTGCTTCTAATACTGGTAATAATTCACGGATGTTAGAGATTTTTTTATCCGCTAATAAAATGTATGGGCTATCTAATTCAACAGTAGCTGTTTCTGGTTTATTGATGAAATATGGTGATAAATAACCACGATCAAATTGCATACCTTCAACAACATCAAGCTCGTCTTGTAAACCAGTACCATCTTCAACAGTGATAACACCTTCTTTACCCACTTTTTCCATTGCTTGAGCAATTAAAGTACCCACAGTTTCATCTGAGTTAGCAGAGATTGTACCTACTTGAGCAATCGCTTTAGAGTCTGCACAAGGTGAAGATAATTTTTTAAGCTCTTCAACTGCTGCAACAACTGCTTTATCGATACCACGTTTTAAATCCATTGGATTCATGCCAGCCGCAACCGCTTTTAAACCTTCGTTAACAATTGCTTGCGCAAGGACTGTTGCGGTAGTTGTACCGTCACCAGCGGCATCGTTTGCTTTTGAAGCCACTTCTTTAACCATTTGTGCACCCATGTTTTCGAATTTGTCTTCTAATTCGATTTCACGAGCAACTGACACACCATCTTTAGTAATAGTTGGTGCACCAAATGATTTATCTAATACTACATTACGTCCTTTTGGACCTAAAGTGACTTTAACTGCATCAGCTAATACATTCACACCCTTAAGCATTTTAGTACGGGCATCATTACCAAATTTTACATCTTTAGCTGCCATTTTGTATTTCTCCTAAATTCTGTCTATAAATTAAATTATTTGCCAATTACGCTTGAACAATGGCTAAAATATCGCTTTCAGATAAGATAAGTACTTCTTCATTATCAATTTTTTCTGTTTTAACGCCATATCCTTCATTGAAAATTACGATATCACCAACTTTAACATCGAGTGGTTGAACTTGACCATTTTCCAAAATGCGACCATTACCAACCGCTAAAACTTCACCACGTGTTGATTTACCCGCAGCTGAGCCTGTTAAAACAATACCGCCAGCTGATTTTGATTCTACTTCTTTGCGTTTAATGATCACACGATCATGCAATGGACGAATTTTCATTAGTTATCTCCTAGCACTAATTTAAATTAAATAATTATTAACAATAAATCATAAAATTATGATCTATATAATATAGTGAACATTACATGGGGTTTATTTTAAATTCTTCAAGATAATAAAATTAAAAAATTTTCTAATTGATTAATTATTAATCATCTTTACGCTCAAATTCCCCCTCAATTACATCATTAAGTTGCACATTGCTGCTAGAAGAAAATGAGCGAACTTTGAAAGGAAATTTTTTAACAATAAAGCGAACAATATAATCTTGAATGCGTGGAATTAACAAAATCGCGCCAAGCATATCGGTTAAAAAACCCGGAATTAGCAATAAAAAACCCGCAAAGAGTAAGGACACGCTCTTAATAATTTCATCTTTAGGGCTTTGATGATTAGCAATTTTTTGTTGCATAATACTTAGGTTATTTAAACCCTGCTTTTTAATTAAAGAAAACCCAATAATCGAAGTGGCAATAATGCCAATTAAAGCAAGAAAAACACCTATTGAATCTGCAACGTTTATAAAGAAACTGAGTTCAAAATAAGCATAGATAAAAAAAATAATAAATCCAAAGACTCGCATATAAAATTCCTCTAAATATAGAGTGATATTATGTCATAATAAGTTATTAATATAGTGATAACTAGTTAAATTTCAACCAAACAGTAGAGTTTTTTTAAAATATCTTATAAAAAGGATTGACGGATAATCGGGAATCGTGTTTAATACACCTCCATTGTTGCCCGGATAGCTCAGTCGGTAGAGCAGGGGATTGAAAATCCCCGTGTCCGTGGTTCGATTCCGCGTCCGGGCACCAATTACGAAAAAGGAACACCAGCGAAAGCTGGTTTTTTTGTGTCTGATGTTTATCAATTCTGATTCTATTAATAATTACTTGCCGATATTCTTTTACACTTCTATTTTTAAATACAATTTAATTATCATTTTTTTTAAATCTGTTTATTGAACGGTTTAATACTTTGTGAGCTATCTCACAAAATTAATGTAATATTTGTCATAATATCCAATCTTTTGCATTCAGTTTATGGAATGATGGATATCAAACATTTACAACAAAAAATCAGCGATCTCTCTATTTGGAAAAAAGGCGATCAAAGAGCTCCGCATAAACCTTTGTTACTATTTTACGTTTTATCTCAATATAAGTAGGGGCATGAGCGTTTGTTTAATGATAGTACTGAAATTGAAAAGCCATTGTTAGATTTATTGATGAGATTTGGTCAAGCAAGATCGCATTATTATCCGAATATGCCTTTTTGGCGTTTACAAAGCGATGGGGTTTGGCAATTAACTAATATTGAAGGCAGTTTAAAAATGAAAATATCAAGTGGCGTTAATGGTCATTAAAGGGTTGAAAAATTGTTCTGGGATTTTGAAGTTAAAAATATCTTACTACCAGGTATAAAAGAAGATTATTTGCATGATCGGTTTGTTGAATGGCATTTATGGGAAGTGTTTAGGAAGTAGTCACTATAAGTAACAAATTAGCCTATTATTTTTAATAATGGATAAAAAATTTATAAATCTGATAAAATTAACAACAATGTTAATCATTAATTGATGAGATTCTGCTACATGGAACAAAATTCTAGCACACTTTATAACGCGCTTTGGGCGTCAGCCGATATTTTACGCTCCAAGATGGATGCCAATGAATACAAAAACTATTTGTTGGGTATTATTTTTTATAAATACCTATCGGATAATATGTTGGATTATGCGGTTGATCAGTTAGAAGAGAAAGCTGATGATTTAAAACAAGCACAAGCAATCTATACTAAGGCTTATGCTAATCCAGAATTACAGCAAGATCTTAAAGAGGTGCTCAATACTCAGTTTTCTTATGTAATAGAGCCACAATATACTTTTACTCAATTGTTGAATGATATTAATAACAGCACTTTCCAATTAGAAACCTTAGCACAAGGTTTTCGTAATATTGAACAAGCGCATGAGATTTTTGCCAACCTATTTCAGGATATTGACCTTTATTCGCGTAAGCTTGGGGCCTCACCACAAAAGCAAAATGAAACTATTTCGGCTGTAATGAAAAAATTGGCAGAGGTTGATTTAGATGGTTATGTC encodes:
- a CDS encoding manganese efflux pump MntP, coding for MSFWAILLLALAMSTDAFAVAICRGVSLKSTPFLGALKVGILFGIVEAITPILGWLIGYIALQYIEKWDHWVVFIIMLFLGINMIYNSLTSLDENDQEEELVSANNKKSFFMLIFTAISTSIDAFAVGVGLAMANVNIYFTASMIGLATCVMVTTGLLLGKKLGCVVGKNAELLGGLVLITIGIITLYQHLTT
- the groL gene encoding chaperonin GroEL (60 kDa chaperone family; promotes refolding of misfolded polypeptides especially under stressful conditions; forms two stacked rings of heptamers to form a barrel-shaped 14mer; ends can be capped by GroES; misfolded proteins enter the barrel where they are refolded when GroES binds) → MAAKDVKFGNDARTKMLKGVNVLADAVKVTLGPKGRNVVLDKSFGAPTITKDGVSVAREIELEDKFENMGAQMVKEVASKANDAAGDGTTTATVLAQAIVNEGLKAVAAGMNPMDLKRGIDKAVVAAVEELKKLSSPCADSKAIAQVGTISANSDETVGTLIAQAMEKVGKEGVITVEDGTGLQDELDVVEGMQFDRGYLSPYFINKPETATVELDSPYILLADKKISNIRELLPVLEAVAKAGKSLLIIAEDVEGEALATLVVNTMRGIVKVAAVKAPGFGDRRKAMLQDIAILTAGTVISEEIGLELEKATLEDLGQAKRVVINKDNTTIIDGVGEESLISARVEQIRKQIEESTSDYDKEKLQERVAKLAGGVAVIKVGAATEVEMKEKKARVEDALHATRAAVEEGVVAGGGVALVRAASAILDLKGANEDQNVGIKVALRAMEAPLRQIVTNCGEEASVVVNAVKGGKGNYGYNASTEEYGDMIAMGILDPTKVTRSALQYAASVAGLMITTECMVTDLPKDDKADLGAAAGMGGMGGMGGMM
- a CDS encoding co-chaperone GroES, producing MKIRPLHDRVIIKRKEVESKSAGGIVLTGSAAGKSTRGEVLAVGNGRILENGQVQPLDVKVGDIVIFNEGYGVKTEKIDNEEVLILSESDILAIVQA
- a CDS encoding FxsA family protein, translated to MRVFGFIIFFIYAYFELSFFINVADSIGVFLALIGIIATSIIGFSLIKKQGLNNLSIMQQKIANHQSPKDEIIKSVSLLFAGFLLLIPGFLTDMLGAILLIPRIQDYIVRFIVKKFPFKVRSFSSSSNVQLNDVIEGEFERKDD